One part of the Gemmatimonas sp. genome encodes these proteins:
- a CDS encoding paraquat-inducible protein A, translated as MSKRNLLAVALSLLSLALLWPGLVEPVLTIRATIELFGTERELTNETRSVLGAIRSLHESGNDFVAGLILLFSVLVPLTKAALLVPIFVWRSTPVAYRLARVVQAISKWSMADVFAVGMLIALLVAKGTANLSAVAGPGFYFFTAYCLVSNAAFQALKIDEPVTAR; from the coding sequence ATGTCCAAAAGGAACCTGCTTGCCGTAGCGCTGTCGCTGCTGTCGCTGGCCCTGCTGTGGCCCGGACTGGTGGAGCCGGTGCTCACGATTCGCGCCACCATCGAGCTGTTTGGCACGGAGCGGGAGCTCACCAACGAAACGCGCAGCGTGCTGGGCGCCATTCGCAGCCTGCACGAGTCGGGCAACGACTTCGTGGCGGGGCTCATTCTGCTCTTCAGTGTGCTCGTCCCGCTCACGAAGGCTGCCCTGCTGGTGCCCATCTTCGTGTGGCGGTCCACCCCGGTGGCGTACCGCCTCGCCCGCGTGGTGCAGGCAATCAGCAAGTGGTCCATGGCCGACGTTTTTGCCGTGGGCATGCTCATCGCCCTGCTGGTCGCCAAGGGGACCGCCAATCTGTCGGCAGTCGCGGGGCCGGGGTTCTACTTCTTCACGGCGTACTGCCTGGTCTCCAACGCGGCCTTTCAGGCGCTCAAGATCGACGAGCCGGTCACCGCGCGTTAG
- a CDS encoding DNA alkylation repair protein: MAEPFKTFINADVVTRAAGHLARHDPGFDSHAFCAAVVPQLAALELKARAMCIADALEQYLAADFHDAAAHLERALRPLEAPPGTGGLDGWFLWGAGEFVARRGMAQPVRALSCLREITQRFTAEFAIRPLIAQHPALVFDTLRQWVHDDSEHVRRLVSEGTRPRLPWGLQLRDLIADPSPSLPLLAALQDDASEYVRRSIANHLNDIAKDHPLVVAAWLERHLPDATPHRRALLRHASRTLVKQGYPPVLAVWGRAEPLHGTATLELAPAHITLGDNVGLTITLRSQGGGPQALTVDYVVHHVKANGQTSAKVFKGWETRLEAGQLLTLRKRHAVRPITTRRYYAGAHRVVVQVNGQPVAEGVFHLAIGPSATPQ, from the coding sequence ATGGCTGAACCGTTCAAGACCTTCATTAATGCGGATGTCGTGACCCGTGCCGCCGGTCACCTGGCCCGGCATGACCCCGGCTTCGACAGCCACGCGTTCTGCGCGGCTGTGGTGCCGCAATTGGCGGCGCTCGAACTCAAGGCGCGCGCCATGTGCATCGCGGATGCACTCGAACAGTATCTCGCCGCCGACTTCCATGACGCGGCCGCCCATCTTGAACGGGCGTTGCGGCCGCTCGAGGCGCCTCCCGGGACCGGGGGGCTGGATGGATGGTTCCTGTGGGGCGCCGGTGAGTTCGTGGCCCGGCGGGGCATGGCCCAGCCGGTGCGGGCGCTTTCCTGCCTGCGGGAGATCACCCAACGGTTCACGGCCGAATTCGCCATTCGCCCCCTGATCGCACAGCACCCCGCCCTCGTCTTCGACACCCTGCGACAGTGGGTGCACGACGACAGTGAGCACGTGCGCCGGCTGGTCAGCGAAGGGACGCGCCCGCGGCTGCCGTGGGGGCTGCAACTGCGCGACCTCATCGCCGACCCGTCTCCCTCGTTGCCGCTGCTCGCCGCGCTGCAGGACGATGCCAGCGAGTACGTGCGCCGCAGCATCGCGAATCATCTCAATGACATCGCGAAGGATCATCCGTTGGTGGTGGCCGCCTGGCTCGAACGACATCTGCCCGACGCCACCCCCCACCGGCGAGCCCTGCTGCGCCACGCGAGTCGGACGCTGGTGAAGCAAGGGTATCCGCCGGTTCTCGCCGTGTGGGGGCGAGCCGAACCGTTGCACGGAACCGCCACGCTCGAGCTTGCGCCTGCACACATCACGCTCGGCGACAATGTGGGGCTCACGATCACGCTCCGGTCGCAGGGCGGGGGACCGCAGGCGCTGACCGTGGACTATGTCGTGCACCACGTCAAGGCCAACGGACAGACGTCGGCCAAGGTATTCAAGGGATGGGAGACCCGACTGGAAGCGGGGCAGTTGCTCACCCTGCGCAAGCGCCACGCGGTACGGCCGATCACCACGCGTCGGTACTATGCGGGGGCGCATCGCGTGGTGGTGCAGGTCAATGGCCAGCCCGTTGCCGAGGGGGTGTTTCACCTCGCGATCGGGCCATCCGCCACGCCACAGTGA
- a CDS encoding DUF5916 domain-containing protein yields MHRVPRTTRSLVFAVVVSSLSLTQAARAQTSIVPEPTEATRKRLVARRTTGRLNIDGRLDEADWRRAPVGGDFAQARPDFLPTTRYPSEVRVLYDDENLYVGAFNRDSAGLSSLRMPDLRRDFEPPENDVFGITIGPLGDRRTVLQFSTTPLGSQADVQAFDGGDAFNFNWDALWRVRTTRSDSGWVAEFSIPWRSLRYAPGLTTWDINFVRNTRRVAQWSAWMPYPRQLSSWRITYGGALDSIQPPPPRTNVRVRPYVLGTSVTDRTARAFNGQTGDVGGEIIWAPTANSLLEATVNTDFAQADVDRQVVNLTRFNVFLPERRQFFLENADLLNAGGLGAGTIGGIGGVSGRYFVQPFFTRRIGLGEDGTPQPIDAGVRYAYRTGKTTAGALAMRQSALGAQGATTFGVMRGSRFFGRATRIGATAALRDGDALDADLDVVSRRNVVVAMDALTRIGELVQFTGMVSASNENGRTGFAGTYGITRNTNTSLAGILGAVVTRDYNPQMGFVSRPDVLMTNPFATWTMQPTWLPPAVVWLRHGPNGIAFNDPQSGALQESNLTYSGEVLFRNGATITPSIEHNVQRPTVAVPLFPNVRIAPGSYDYVRAGLSARSDQSAPLAATLTASTGAFFDGALNRVEVAGRWSPNPYVSLRASYEVNRLRSLGTRDSAFTTHLAGPELRVFLNPRVQWSAFYQYNTAAERASLNARFSWEFLPLSFLYVVYNDRQAVQGGNTPLARSLIVKLSWLGQL; encoded by the coding sequence ATGCATCGCGTCCCCCGCACTACCCGGTCATTGGTGTTCGCCGTCGTCGTGAGCAGTCTCTCCCTGACACAGGCGGCGCGCGCGCAAACGTCCATCGTCCCCGAACCTACCGAAGCCACGCGCAAACGACTCGTGGCGCGGCGCACCACGGGGAGGCTCAACATCGACGGGCGTCTCGACGAGGCAGACTGGCGGCGCGCCCCGGTGGGGGGCGACTTCGCGCAGGCCCGCCCGGACTTCCTCCCCACCACGCGCTATCCCAGCGAAGTGCGGGTGCTCTACGACGACGAGAACCTCTACGTAGGCGCGTTCAACCGCGACAGCGCCGGACTCTCGTCACTGCGCATGCCCGATCTCCGTCGTGATTTCGAGCCGCCCGAGAACGACGTCTTCGGCATTACCATCGGCCCGCTGGGCGATCGCCGCACCGTGCTGCAGTTCTCCACCACGCCACTCGGCTCGCAGGCCGATGTGCAGGCCTTCGACGGCGGAGACGCGTTCAACTTCAACTGGGACGCACTCTGGCGCGTGCGCACCACACGCAGCGACAGCGGGTGGGTGGCCGAGTTCTCCATTCCGTGGCGCTCGCTGCGATATGCCCCCGGCCTCACGACCTGGGACATCAACTTCGTACGCAATACGCGTCGGGTGGCGCAGTGGAGCGCCTGGATGCCGTACCCGCGGCAACTGTCGTCGTGGCGCATCACGTACGGCGGCGCGCTCGACTCCATTCAGCCTCCGCCGCCGCGCACCAACGTGCGCGTGCGGCCGTATGTGCTCGGCACGAGCGTGACCGATCGCACGGCGCGGGCCTTCAATGGCCAGACCGGCGATGTGGGTGGCGAGATCATCTGGGCACCCACGGCCAACAGCCTGCTGGAGGCCACGGTGAACACGGATTTCGCGCAGGCCGATGTGGACCGCCAGGTGGTCAATCTCACCCGTTTCAACGTCTTTCTCCCTGAGCGCCGGCAGTTCTTCCTCGAGAACGCCGACCTGCTGAACGCGGGTGGCCTGGGCGCCGGCACCATCGGTGGCATCGGTGGCGTCTCGGGCCGCTACTTCGTGCAACCCTTCTTCACGCGACGCATCGGGCTGGGGGAGGACGGCACCCCGCAGCCCATCGATGCCGGTGTGCGCTACGCCTATCGCACCGGCAAGACCACCGCGGGCGCCCTGGCCATGCGACAGTCGGCGCTGGGCGCACAGGGAGCCACCACCTTCGGGGTGATGCGTGGCAGCCGCTTCTTCGGCCGCGCCACCCGCATCGGTGCCACGGCGGCGCTGCGCGATGGTGATGCCCTCGATGCGGATCTCGACGTGGTGTCGCGACGCAACGTGGTCGTGGCCATGGATGCGCTTACGCGCATCGGGGAGCTCGTGCAGTTCACCGGCATGGTGTCGGCGTCGAACGAAAACGGGCGCACTGGCTTTGCGGGCACGTACGGCATCACCCGCAACACCAATACCAGTCTGGCCGGCATCCTTGGTGCCGTGGTCACCCGCGACTACAACCCGCAAATGGGCTTCGTCTCGCGCCCCGACGTGCTCATGACCAATCCCTTCGCCACGTGGACGATGCAGCCGACGTGGCTGCCACCGGCGGTGGTGTGGCTGCGGCATGGCCCCAACGGCATCGCCTTCAACGACCCGCAGTCGGGCGCGCTGCAGGAATCCAACCTCACCTACTCGGGCGAGGTGCTCTTTCGCAACGGCGCCACGATCACCCCGTCCATCGAGCACAACGTGCAGCGCCCCACGGTCGCGGTGCCGCTCTTCCCCAACGTGCGCATCGCCCCCGGATCGTACGACTACGTCCGGGCGGGGCTCAGCGCGCGCAGCGACCAGAGCGCCCCGCTGGCGGCCACGCTCACGGCCTCCACGGGCGCCTTCTTCGACGGGGCGCTCAACCGCGTCGAGGTGGCGGGGCGCTGGTCACCCAATCCCTACGTCTCGCTGCGGGCGAGCTATGAGGTGAACCGGCTGCGCAGCCTGGGCACCCGCGACTCCGCGTTCACCACGCACCTCGCAGGGCCGGAGCTGCGCGTGTTCCTCAATCCGCGCGTGCAGTGGAGTGCGTTCTACCAGTACAACACGGCGGCCGAACGCGCGTCGCTCAACGCCCGCTTCAGCTGGGAGTTTCTCCCGCTCTCGTTCCTGTACGTGGTCTACAACGACCGGCAGGCCGTGCAGGGTGGCAATACCCCCTTGGCGCGCTCCCTCATCGTGAAGCTGTCCTGGCTGGGACAGCTCTGA
- a CDS encoding YccF domain-containing protein: MIFLVNLLWFVCGGFLAWLGWMLAGAALAITVVGLPWAFAAFRIAPFAAWPFGRTLVDAREVGEGRIVGTGIANVLWIIFAGFWLTLAHIVAGISLCLTIIGIPFGLAHFKLAEVSWAPLGKRIVDR, encoded by the coding sequence ATGATCTTCCTCGTCAACCTGCTCTGGTTCGTTTGCGGTGGCTTTCTCGCGTGGCTGGGATGGATGCTCGCGGGGGCGGCGCTGGCCATCACGGTGGTCGGGCTGCCGTGGGCGTTCGCGGCGTTCCGCATCGCGCCGTTTGCCGCCTGGCCGTTCGGCCGTACGCTCGTGGATGCCCGCGAGGTGGGCGAGGGGCGCATCGTGGGCACGGGCATCGCCAACGTGCTCTGGATCATCTTCGCCGGCTTCTGGCTCACGCTCGCGCACATCGTGGCCGGCATCTCCCTCTGCCTCACCATCATCGGCATTCCCTTCGGCCTCGCGCACTTCAAGCTTGCCGAGGTGAGTTGGGCGCCGCTGGGCAAGCGCATCGTCGACCGCTGA